The following proteins are co-located in the Cyprinus carpio isolate SPL01 chromosome B19, ASM1834038v1, whole genome shotgun sequence genome:
- the kpnb1 gene encoding importin subunit beta-1, with translation MELITILEKTVSPDRNELEAAQKFLEQAAIENLPTFLVELSKVLANPGNTQVARVAAGLQVKNSLTSKDPDVKTQHQQRWLAIDASARREIKNYVLQTLGTETYRPSSASQCVAGIACAEIPVNQWPELIPQLVANVTDPSSTEHMKESTLEAIGYICQDIDPEHLQDNANQILTAIIQGMRKEEPSNNVKLAATNALLNSLEFTKANFDKETERHFIMQVVCEATQCPDTRVRVAALQNLVKIMSLYYQYMETYMGPALFAITIEAMKSDIDEVALQGIEFWSNVCDEEMDLAIEATEASEQGRPPEHTSKFYAKGALQYLVPILTQTLTKQDENDDDDDWNPCKAAGVCLMLLATCCEDDVVPHVLPFIKEHIKHPDWRYRDASVMAFGSILEGPELSQLKPLVIQAMPTLIELMKDPSVVVRDTTAWTLGRICDLLPEAAINEVYLAPLLQCLIEGLGAEPRVASNVCWAFSSLAEAAYEATDAADDEEEPSTYCLSSSFELIVQKLLETTDRPDGHQNNLRSAAYEALMEIVKNSAKDCYPAVQKTTLVIMERLQQVLQMESHIQSTSDRIQFNDLQSLLCATLQNVLRKVQHQDALQISDVVMASLLRMFQSTAGSGGVQEDALMAVSTLVEVLGSDFLKYMEAFKPFLVIGLKNYAEYQVCLAAVGLVCDLCRALMANILPHCDEIMQLLLENLGNENVHRSVKPQILSVFGDIALAIGGEFKKYLDIVLDTLQQASQAQVDKTDYDMVDYLNELREGCLEAYTGIIQGLKGDQENVHPDVMLVQPRVEFILSFIHHIAEDEDRSDGVVANAVGLIGDLCTTFGKDVMKLVEVRPQINELLSEGRRSKTSKTKTLATWATKELRKLKSQA, from the exons ATGGAGCTGATCACAATCCTCGAGAAAACCGTGTCTCCAG ATCGGAATGAGCTGGAGGCGGCGCAGAAGTTTCTGGAGCAGGCGGCCATCGAGAACCTG CCGACGTTCCTGGTGGAGCTGTCCAAGGTGTTGGCTAACCCCGGGAACACGCAGGTGGCTCGAGTCGCCGCCGGGCTGCAGGTCAAGAACTCGCTGACCTCCAAGGACCCGGACGTGAAGACGCAGCACCAGCAGAGATGGCTGGCCATCGACGCCAGCGCCCGCCGGGAGATCAAGAACTAC GTGCTGCAGACTCTGGGCACAGAGACCTATCGGCCCAGCTCGGCCTCTCAGTGTGTGGCTGGCATCGCCTGCGCCGAGATCCCCGTCAACCAGTGGCCCGAGCTCATCCCTCAGCTGGTGGCCAACGTGACGGACCCCAGCAGCACAGAGCACATGAAGGAGTCCACGCTGGAGGCCATCGGCTACATCTGCCAGGACATC GACCCCGAGCACCTCCAGGACAACGCCAACCAGATCCTGACGGCCATCATCCAGGGCATGAGGAAGGAGGAGCCCAGCAACAACGTCAAGCTCGCCGCCACCAACGCGCTCCTCAACTCGCTGGAGTTCACCAAAGCCAACTTTGATAAAGAG acgGAGAGACACTTCATCATGCAGGTGGTGTGTGAGGCCACGCAGTGTCCGGACACCAGG GTGAGAGTGGCTGCGTTACAGAACCTGGTGAAGATCATGTCCTTGTATTACCAGTACATGGAGACCTACATGGGCCCGGCGCTGTTTGCT ATCACAATAGAGGCCATGAAGAGTGACATCGATGAAGTGGCCTTACAGGGAATCGAGTTCTGGTCCAACGTCTGCGACGAGGAGATGGATCTGGCCATTGAAGCCACTGAG GCCTCTGAACAGGGCCGTCCTCCAGAGCACACCAGCAAGTTTTACGCTAAAGGAGCTCTGCAGTACCTGGTGCCCATCCTGACACAGACGCTCACCAAACAG GATGAGAACGACGACGATGACGACTGGAACCCGTGTAAGGCTGCGGGCGTGTGTCTGATGCTCCTGGCCACGTGCTGCGAGGACGACGTGGTGCCGCACGTGCTGCCCTTCATCAAAGAGCACATCAAGCACCCGGACTGGCGCTACCGCGACGCCTCCGTCATGGCCTTCGGCTCCATCCTGGAGGGCCCCGAGCTCAGCCAGCTCAAGCCGCTGGTCATCCAG GCCATGCCCACCCTCATCGAGCTGATGAAGGACCCCAGCGTGGTGGTGAGGGACACCACGGCCTGGACGCTGGGACGCATCTGTGATCTGCTGCCCGAGGCCGCCATCAATGAGGTGTATCTGGCCCCTCTCCTGCAGTGCCTGATCGAGGGCCTCGGGGCCGAACCCCGCGTGGCCTCCAACGTCTGCTGG GCTTTCTCCAGTTTGGCTGAAGCGGCGTACGAGGCCACAGACGCTGCTGACGATGAGGAAGAGCCCAGCACATACTGCTTATCCTCCTCCTTTGAGCTCATAGTCCAGAAGCTGCTGGAGACCACTGACAG GCCGGACGGGCATCAGAATAACCTGCGGAGTGCAGCGTATGAGGCTCTGATGGAGATCGTGAAGAACAGCGCCAAGGACTGCTACCCCGCGGTGCAGAAGACCACGCTGGTCATCATGGAGCGACTGCAGCAGGTCCTGCAGATGGAG TCTCACATCCAGAGCACCTCAGACAGGATCCAGTTCAACGACCTGCAGTCCCTGCTGTGTGCCAccctacag AACGTGCTGAGGAAGGTGCAGCACCAGGACGCTCTGCAGATCTCAGACGTGGTGATGGCGTCTCTGCTGCGCATGTTTCAGAGCACCGCTGGCTCCGGAGGCGTTCAGGAGGACGCTCTGATGGCCGTCAGCACTCTGGTGGAAG TTTTGGGCAGTGACTTCTTGAAATACATGGAAGCCTTCAAGCCCTTCCTGGTTATCGGACTGAAGAATTACGCGGAGTATCAG gtgtgtctGGCTGCGGTGGGGCTGGTGTGTGATCTGTGTCGAGCGCTGATGGCCAACATCCTGCCTCACTGTGATGAAATCATGCAGCTGCTGCTGGAGAACCTGGGC AACGAGAATGTGCACCGGTCTGTGAAGCCCCAGATCCTGTCTGTGTTTGGGGATATTGCTCTTGCCATTGGTGGTGAATTCAAGAAGTACCTGGACATCGTGCTGGACACTCTGCAGCAGGCCTCGCAGGCACAGGTGGACAAG ACAGACTATGATATGGTGGACTATCTGAACGAGCTGCGCGAGGGCTGTCTGGAGGCCTACACTGGGATCATCCAGGGCTTGAAGGGAGACCAGGAGAACGTGCACC CCGATGTCATGCTGGTGCAGCCTCGTGTTGAGTTCATCCTGTCGTTCATTCACCACATCGCTGAGGACGAAGACCGATCCGACGGAGTGGTGGCCAATGCTGTCGGACTCATAGG TGACCTGTGTACAACCTTTGGCAAAGATGTGATGAAGCTGGTGGAGGTTCGACCTCAGATCAACGAGCTGCTGTCTGAAGGACGGAGGTCCAAGACCAGCAAGACCAAGACCTTAGCCACATGGGCCACGAAGGAGCTCCGCAAGCTGAAGAGCCAGGCTTG a